The Belonocnema kinseyi isolate 2016_QV_RU_SX_M_011 chromosome 2, B_treatae_v1, whole genome shotgun sequence nucleotide sequence GTCGGCCTACGGTCGTGATATCGAACCAGAATTCGAACCTCGATCTCGTCCCTTGGCATCCATCAACGCCGATTCTTTCTTTGACGATGCCGACGAAACCGTCTTCGACATCCGAGGTCAACGAACTTCTAGAAGCCATCGTCTTCCGCTTAGTGAAGATTTCGCCAATGAAGTGGCATCCACGACTCGAAATTTGAAATCCCGAGTAGCATCTTTCAATCTTGACTCATCATCACAAGGAATCCACTCTGAATCTTCTGCTGTCAAATCCAGGTCAGAAAAGCTCTTACTCGATAGTGCCAGGTCAGCCAAGAGTGCAATGGAGGATGCTGAATCTGCCTTTAGAAGACGCCCCAGATTTTTGGCTGAAGAACCAGATATTCCCGAGGAGAGGCCTACTAGGTGGTCCAAATTATTGGATTCTTCAGACAATCTAGAGGATATTTCTATTGCAGCTGCTAACAGAGCCAAGAGGACCAAAGCTAGACTCAATGATCTTGAAACCGAAATGGAGGAATCGGCAGAGAGATCAGCTCAGAGGGACCGAAGAGTTGCTGCTCTGAGGGCCTTAGTTAATGAGAACGCTATGACTGATGATAGCTTATTGGCCTCCAGTTTGTCCAAAACATCCATGCGCTCTGAGCGATCAGAACGGTCCGAGAAACATGTTAGTTTCTAGTTAGGGCGTTAATAATGCAGATAAATGACATCTTTGCtggttttttgaaatatattgggTTTTAGTTTATCCAAATATCATAATTGAGGGCCCGGATCAAAGAACGGTTGTAACTTTCTGGCGCCTAAAGGGGACCCTGAACGTCGCTTAAATTCAAGTGATCAGGGGTATCTCCACTAGCGCCAGAAAGTTGTAGTTGGTTCTTTGATCCAAGACCTGAattgaaaagaagatttttttaactggTAATAGGATCcagaatttttttgtctttttttattcaaaaaatttgtttttaattcttgggtcaataaatttttaaataatacgaaaGCTAATTTAGGCTTTCGAGTGACCCTTGCCTTAGACGGGTTAGAATTCAATTTCCCTAAAATCCATTATAGATAGTTTATATTTTGTATTCGCGGCCAGAACGCTTGATGTCTTTAGAGAAgttataagttaattaaaaatgtatagtatAATAGGTTTGAGATTAATTAAATTCCCGACCGTCTAAGGCAGTACCAACTCGTATTGCATTACTGGCAAGTATTTTAAAttgacacaaaaattaaaaacgtttttgtattaaaaacgaAACATAAAATTCTAGACCgtaattctaatttataaaattttccttgGAATTAGTAATAATAAAACCGGaagtttattgtattttaaattgagGCGAAGTTATTCTAGAGAGGTTGATTAGGATTTTTGAAAGAACTGCTGGGCCTGCCAATTTTTGttcctgaatttttaactttccgttcaatcttattttttaatattatatttcatcATCGTCAGCTcgaactaatataaaaaatttaatttctgactaTATTTATTGAGCAGCAGTTCTGACATTTGGACCCAGGAAAATGTCTCTTACTTAATCCCTGCTCAAATTCCTTATCCACCATACTATCaccgaataaataaaaatgataaaaataacaaagaaaataaaataaaaagataataatattgTGAAATGTCCGAACTTGCCAAGTGTCAGGTGTTTTTATAAATCGATCGAAATGTACATGAAagattgaaataaaagaaaagctTGACGTTTCCACCAATTtgtatgaaataataaataaaatttttatccaagtgTATGCtccttttcttataaaaataaacatttaattaaggAATTCCTCTGCCTTATCGTGATTTTTGTTTCCCTGTTGTATTATATTCCTTTGATATTTTTCCTGCACTTTTGTTGTTTTATGGTAtagtatattttattttccatgCATGTGCCTAAATTGCAATTTCTAGCCTGCTTTAGGAAAttgtaaaaaaggggttttaatatattttttgtacaattttaaaggatttgtgggataaaaatttaaagggcTCAGATTCAGGCTACTGTTGACGCTATTTGATACTTTTTGTAGGCAATGccactattttcaaaaaatccagcCCAGTGTCattatttgtttactttaaattaaaaaataattttaaacttttttgttcattggcgaaagtaaaaacaaagttaatttgaaatattggtaatccaattatttttcatttcaacttttccaaggaaaatattctaagattgtacaattttaatttgtaacatttattgGTCCGAAATAGAATAATTTGCAATTCGGTTCTTAAAAACCGAAAAAATTCATGACTCAAAGTATGACAGTCTTAATTTTAATGCCAGCCTTAATtgctgatatatttttaattaaagattgttAGAAAACTAATTATACTAAATTGAAAGAGTTTATAAGTcagcaatttaatttaattacaattcaAGAGTGCAAACTATCAAattcaaagagttaaaaattaggaaagcataagtatgaatattaaaaaaataaataggtattttccagatttaataatatttgtaatgaattttgaaatagttaaaatttttaatccttcacaattaattaagaattcaaaaagaacattttcgcGTTTGGAAAACAATGAAGTTAAaatgaaaaggaaaataaaattgaaattttttgactttaaaattggacgataatttatttttaaataattgaaagtatGTAAGAATTCatcaaacattttacaatttaatctttttatctactttgaaggaaattaattaattttattgtaa carries:
- the LOC117168044 gene encoding uncharacterized protein LOC117168044 isoform X1, giving the protein MSRPILSRPRTRVYGCNYDKGESYYKPMMDHLDRKYSGRPLFSEPRTSLADEIAARRSDIGTRDLAGSRQSAYGRDIEPEFEPRSRPLASINADSFFDDADETVFDIRGQRTSRSHRLPLSEDFANEVASTTRNLKSRVASFNLDSSSQGIHSESSAVKSRSEKLLLDSARSAKSAMEDAESAFRRRPRFLAEEPDIPEERPTRWSKLLDSSDNLEDISIAAANRAKRTKARLNDLETEMEESAERSAQRDRRVAALRALVNENAMTDDSLLASSLSKTSMRSERSERSEKHVSF